Proteins encoded by one window of Geobacter sp. DSM 9736:
- a CDS encoding lytic transglycosylase domain-containing protein produces MIKHKLLSIAGLFWAAAAFAEEPSLPQEPSPSLPAAVEEAGRTQIASAREALLIEGLDLAASDFFVVDESQDDGDFELLLPEDVLPESDIPLTLNSKVDYFVNYFQTKARNTFARWLSRSERYIPMMREVLRREGLPEDLVYLAMIESGFSPHAYSVASAVGPWQFMSGTGKRYSLRIDSWIDERRDPLKSTVAAALYLKELYDLFNKDWYLAAAGYNAGENKIMRAINMYDSRDFWQLTKGSYLKPETKDYVPKLLAAAIIAKEPAKYGFADVAYLPPIEFDTVAIPSRTDLELVARLIEIPYQTLRDLNPELRRWCTPPDYQDYQLKIPKGKKALFETEYAKVPEDKRFTEKIVYARYRMKKKDTLAAVARRYGTTAEALTELNHLKSTKKLRGKVLLVPVPATDEPSDKRQVVASRKAAPKEFNKYYTVKKGDTLSALAKKFNVSTKLLTSWNNLKQRVALRPGKRLIVAKYMEKKGTLAAVDG; encoded by the coding sequence ATGATAAAGCATAAGCTGCTCTCTATAGCAGGGCTGTTTTGGGCCGCAGCGGCTTTCGCAGAGGAGCCCTCACTGCCGCAGGAGCCATCTCCCTCCCTTCCCGCAGCCGTGGAAGAGGCGGGGCGGACCCAGATCGCATCGGCGAGGGAGGCTCTGCTTATCGAAGGACTCGACCTGGCTGCATCCGATTTCTTCGTTGTCGATGAAAGCCAGGATGACGGGGACTTCGAGCTGCTTCTGCCTGAAGACGTCCTCCCCGAATCCGACATTCCCCTCACCCTCAACAGCAAGGTTGATTACTTCGTCAATTACTTCCAGACGAAGGCCAGGAACACCTTCGCCCGGTGGCTTTCCCGATCCGAGCGCTACATTCCCATGATGCGGGAAGTGCTGCGCAGGGAGGGGCTTCCGGAGGATCTTGTCTATCTTGCAATGATAGAGAGCGGCTTCTCTCCCCATGCATACTCGGTGGCGAGTGCCGTTGGGCCGTGGCAGTTCATGTCCGGCACCGGGAAACGCTATTCCCTCCGGATCGACTCCTGGATCGACGAGCGCCGCGACCCTCTGAAGTCGACGGTGGCGGCCGCCCTCTACCTGAAAGAGCTATACGATCTCTTCAACAAGGACTGGTACCTGGCGGCGGCCGGCTATAACGCCGGCGAGAACAAGATCATGCGCGCCATCAACATGTACGACAGCCGGGACTTCTGGCAGCTGACCAAGGGATCGTACCTGAAGCCGGAGACAAAGGACTACGTGCCGAAGCTCCTGGCTGCTGCGATCATCGCCAAGGAGCCGGCCAAGTACGGATTTGCAGATGTAGCCTATCTCCCACCCATCGAGTTCGATACGGTTGCCATTCCGTCACGTACCGATCTGGAACTGGTTGCGCGGCTCATCGAAATTCCCTACCAGACCTTGCGTGACCTTAACCCGGAGCTGCGCCGCTGGTGCACGCCTCCCGATTACCAGGACTACCAGCTAAAGATTCCGAAGGGTAAAAAGGCTCTTTTCGAGACGGAATATGCTAAGGTGCCCGAGGATAAGCGGTTCACCGAGAAGATTGTCTACGCCCGGTACCGGATGAAGAAGAAGGACACACTGGCTGCGGTGGCCCGGCGTTACGGCACCACAGCCGAGGCCCTCACGGAGCTCAACCACCTCAAAAGCACCAAAAAACTTCGGGGAAAGGTGCTTCTTGTTCCTGTGCCGGCCACGGACGAACCATCAGATAAACGGCAAGTTGTGGCATCACGGAAGGCGGCGCCAAAGGAGTTCAACAAGTACTACACGGTTAAGAAGGGTGACACTCTCTCCGCTCTCGCAAAGAAGTTCAACGTCTCAACCAAGCTCCTCACGTCGTGGAACAACCTGAAACAACGGGTCGCCCTGCGTCCCGGAAAACGGCTTATCGTGGCCAAGTACATGGAGAAAAAGGGCACCCTCGCCGCAGTGGACGGTTAA
- the hflX gene encoding GTPase HflX: MAEAFTLDLVREMAALSREIRRQVGVLLNRFGELEYVLVGDEKALLIPELFDYPLGKRMLRGLRLVHTHLKGEPLNDDDLTDLSLLRLDLIAALLLDTPEPSVQIGQLVPAGAGKTPYRTDPPQPVGRFHLDFAEFVATLEQSLEKAARGTAEVKTSEERGILISVTQKSRAEAEDSIEELKELARTAGVEVLSTIIQHPRQFSPRYLMGEGKMREVVIRALQLGASLLVFDQELSPTQIRSISEMTELKVIDRSQLILDIFARRAKSLDGKVQVELAQLKYLLPRLTGRGVQMSRLMGGIGGRGPGETKLEMDRRRIRDRIAKLERELDELSGGRYQRRQRRVKAGLPIVSIVGYTNAGKSTLLNTLTKSEVFTENLLFATLDTATRRLRFPREREVIITDTVGFIRSLPASLMGAFKATLEELQDADLLIHLVDCSNPRFEEQIGQVEQILADLGLADTPRLLVFNKSDLLPDMKQQDPLASMKARHLARRLGAIFVSARDKSSLEPLLVEMENRLWDAAGK; the protein is encoded by the coding sequence ATGGCCGAAGCCTTCACCTTGGATCTAGTGCGGGAGATGGCCGCTCTATCGCGTGAGATCAGGCGCCAGGTGGGAGTGTTACTCAACAGGTTCGGTGAACTGGAATACGTCCTGGTTGGGGACGAAAAAGCCCTTCTCATTCCCGAACTCTTCGACTACCCGCTCGGGAAGCGTATGCTGCGTGGCTTGCGGCTCGTCCACACTCACCTCAAGGGGGAGCCGCTTAATGACGATGACCTGACCGACCTTTCCCTCCTGCGCCTCGACCTCATTGCTGCCCTGCTCCTCGATACCCCCGAGCCATCAGTGCAGATCGGCCAACTTGTTCCTGCGGGAGCGGGAAAAACACCGTACCGCACGGATCCGCCACAGCCGGTCGGCCGTTTCCACCTCGACTTTGCGGAATTCGTCGCCACCCTGGAGCAGTCTCTTGAGAAAGCAGCCCGCGGAACCGCGGAGGTCAAGACTTCCGAGGAGCGGGGCATTCTTATCTCCGTCACCCAGAAGTCACGTGCTGAAGCCGAAGATTCAATAGAGGAGCTGAAGGAGCTTGCCCGCACTGCAGGGGTGGAGGTTCTTTCGACCATAATCCAGCATCCGCGCCAGTTCAGTCCCCGGTACCTTATGGGTGAGGGGAAAATGCGGGAAGTGGTGATACGGGCGCTTCAGCTGGGGGCATCGCTCCTCGTCTTCGACCAGGAGCTTTCCCCTACCCAGATCCGGTCGATCTCCGAAATGACGGAGTTGAAAGTTATCGACAGGAGCCAACTGATCCTCGACATCTTTGCCAGGCGGGCCAAAAGCCTGGACGGAAAGGTGCAGGTGGAACTGGCACAGCTGAAATACCTGCTGCCGCGCCTTACCGGGCGGGGTGTCCAGATGTCGCGGCTCATGGGTGGAATCGGCGGGCGCGGCCCCGGCGAAACCAAGCTGGAGATGGACCGCAGGCGCATCCGGGACCGGATAGCCAAACTCGAACGGGAGCTGGACGAGCTGTCGGGCGGGCGTTATCAGCGGCGCCAGAGACGGGTCAAGGCGGGGCTCCCCATTGTTTCCATCGTAGGCTATACGAATGCCGGGAAGTCCACGCTCCTCAACACCCTTACCAAAAGTGAAGTCTTTACGGAAAACCTCCTTTTCGCCACCCTCGACACCGCCACCCGTCGGCTGCGGTTTCCGCGCGAGAGGGAAGTCATAATCACCGACACGGTAGGTTTCATCAGGTCGCTTCCTGCTTCGCTCATGGGCGCATTCAAGGCGACGCTGGAGGAGTTGCAGGACGCAGACCTTCTCATTCATCTGGTGGACTGCTCCAACCCCCGATTCGAAGAGCAGATCGGTCAGGTGGAGCAGATACTCGCAGATCTCGGTCTCGCCGACACGCCGCGGCTCCTCGTGTTCAACAAGAGTGACCTGCTCCCGGACATGAAGCAGCAGGATCCGCTGGCTTCCATGAAGGCACGTCACCTGGCCCGCCGTCTAGGGGCGATCTTCGTGTCCGCCCGGGACAAGAGCAGCCTCGAGCCGCTCCTGGTCGAGATGGAGAACCGTCTCTGGGACGCGGCGGGCAAATGA
- a CDS encoding enoyl-ACP reductase: protein MGLLKGKKAVIFGVANDKSIAWAIAEAFRREGAELILTYANETVAKRVMPLAESVGAKLVLPCDVRSDEDIKTAFDQVGSAWGGLDILVHSVAFANKEELKGSFLNTTREGFATALDISAYSLIGLTRGAAPLMKGREASVLTMSYYGGQKVFPNYNVMGVAKAALEMSVRYLAEAVGPEGIRVNAISAGPIKTLAAAGVGGFNQIAGHVEEKAPLRRNITQEEVAGSAVYLCSSLARGVTGEIHFVDSGYNVIGL, encoded by the coding sequence ATGGGCTTGCTGAAGGGTAAGAAAGCGGTCATTTTCGGTGTCGCCAACGATAAGAGTATCGCCTGGGCCATTGCCGAGGCATTTCGACGGGAAGGTGCGGAGCTGATTCTGACGTATGCCAACGAGACGGTGGCCAAAAGGGTAATGCCGCTTGCGGAGAGCGTGGGAGCGAAGCTCGTGCTGCCGTGCGACGTTCGCAGCGATGAGGATATAAAGACTGCTTTCGATCAGGTCGGCAGCGCCTGGGGGGGGCTCGACATTCTCGTCCATTCCGTTGCCTTCGCCAACAAGGAGGAGCTGAAAGGATCGTTTCTCAACACGACGAGAGAGGGATTCGCCACCGCGCTGGACATCAGTGCGTACTCACTCATCGGCCTTACGAGGGGAGCGGCACCCCTGATGAAGGGGCGCGAGGCGAGCGTTCTCACCATGAGCTACTACGGGGGCCAGAAAGTGTTCCCTAACTACAATGTGATGGGGGTTGCCAAAGCGGCCCTTGAAATGAGCGTGCGGTACCTGGCCGAAGCGGTGGGGCCTGAGGGGATCCGGGTCAACGCCATCTCAGCCGGGCCGATAAAGACGCTGGCTGCCGCGGGGGTCGGCGGTTTCAATCAGATCGCTGGACACGTGGAGGAAAAGGCCCCTCTTCGTCGCAACATCACCCAGGAAGAGGTCGCGGGGTCGGCCGTCTACCTTTGCAGCTCCCTCGCCCGCGGCGTAACCGGCGAAATACACTTTGTTGATAGCGGGTACAACGTCATCGGTCTGTGA